The window GCCGCAGGTATACCGAAAGCTGTCCACGATGGTGGATCGTATGGTTCAGGCTGACCTGGACATAGCCCACGGCCGGAAGTTGGAACAGGCCGCGAAAATCAATGAGTTTAGCCAATTGCTCACCACTGAGCTGCTCTATCGGTTGCAGGTTCTCGGCAAACATCGCATCAAACCAAGCGGCAATCTCGGCGGAGTTGCGGACGGAGTCAGGCCGCGGGATCGGGCTGAAGTCAAAGGCTCCCGTACAAATGCCGCGCAGGAAACGCTTTTCAGCGGCAACAATGTGCCAGGCCAACTCCAAGGCACTCTTGGAAACGGCATCCGGGCGATAATCGCCTTTATCCAAAGGAATAGCTTCAATCACCTTCTTGGTGACGCTGTGCTCGGTCTTGAGCGTAGGTAGCGCACGACCCAGCAGAAACTTGGCTTGATCAGGTGTGATTTGTGGAGAGGACATGATTGGATTTCCTTTCAGTTGTCCGAACCATTTTACCGCAGAGAAATAATTGGTGATGAGTCCCCGCCGCAAGCGTCATGCAACGGGATTTTAAATCCGCGACAATCCGCGTAATCCGCGGTAGGCTTTTGCTACCCCTCCAGCGCCAACAAATCCTTAACCGACTCTCTCTTCCGTACCACTTTGACTTTTTTCCCATCCACCAATAATTCAATCGGCCTGGGACGCGAATTGTAATTCGAAGCCAGCGACATGCCATAAGCCCCGGCGTCGAGAATTGCCAGCAGATCGCCTTCCTGCAGGGTGGGCATCTCGCGGTCACGCGCAAAAAAGTCTCCGGTCTCGCAGATCGGGCCCACGACATCAATTTTTGCTGTGACTGTTTCTTCGCGGCTTTCGACGGGAACGATATCGTGGTGCGCTTTGTATAGCGAAGGGCGCAACAGATCGTTCATGGCTGCATCTACGATGGCAAAACGTTTTTCGCCGTTCTGCTTCAGGTAGAGGACGCGGGTAAGCAGCACCCCAGCCGGC of the Terriglobales bacterium genome contains:
- a CDS encoding DinB family protein, which produces MSSPQITPDQAKFLLGRALPTLKTEHSVTKKVIEAIPLDKGDYRPDAVSKSALELAWHIVAAEKRFLRGICTGAFDFSPIPRPDSVRNSAEIAAWFDAMFAENLQPIEQLSGEQLAKLIDFRGLFQLPAVGYVQVSLNHTIHHRGQLSVYLRPMGAKVPSIYGESYDATQARLAKTATTG